A portion of the Malania oleifera isolate guangnan ecotype guangnan chromosome 3, ASM2987363v1, whole genome shotgun sequence genome contains these proteins:
- the LOC131151083 gene encoding FCS-Like Zinc finger 16-like, translated as MAGRNRMFRSSSMGEVGLFSAIKPIEPPVFRPAAKKKPSAPAASPKADKPRRSVLSFASPPRERKDEWSREGVDERLGMFLRACYHCKRSFSDKDTVFMYGYLRALCSIECREKQIAIVEKDRPPSPESTKIAAERFLRNGLGRRGSDPRTAKLAAAAAAAAASS; from the exons ATGGCTGGGCGCAATCGCATGTTCCGATCTTCGAGCATGGGCGAGGTGGGTCTGTTCAGCGCGATCAAACCTATCGAGCCCCCCGTGTTCCGTCCGGCGGCGAAGAAGAAGCCATCCGCCCCCGCTGCCTCTCCGAAGGCGGATAAACCCCGCCGGAGCGTTCTGAGTTTCGCGTCCCCGCCGAGGGAGCGGAAGGATGAGTGGTCCAGAGAGGGCGTGGATGAGCGACTCGGGATGTTTCTCCGGGCTTGTTATCACTGCAAGAGGTCATTCTCCGATAAGGATACCGTCTTCATGTATGG TTACTTGCGGGCACTCTGTTCGATAGAATGTCGCGAAAAGCAAATCGCCATTGTTGAGAAAGATCGACCCCCTTCTCCGGAATCGACGAAGATAGCTGCGGAAAGGTTCCTGAGAAATGGTCTGGGGAGGAGAGGGAGTGACCCTCGAACTGCAAAGCttgccgccgccgccgccgccgccgccgcttCCTCCTAG